One window of the Nocardia huaxiensis genome contains the following:
- a CDS encoding LysR family transcriptional regulator produces MAPDTVSLRYFLVLAQELNFTRAAARIGIAQPALSARMRRLEAELGTTLLIRNTRSVELTTAGMALAESAPPALAALDRAWDTARRAGTGELGTLRIGYSLSTGAETAPALVDKLIRSSPGLEVSAVPMTTPEISPAVADGRIDAGITRGEQPGRGIRRFLLRRERIGVQLAQHHPLAEHPEIDIADAAAYPLRLPDRTANPVIHDQLSALFRGPRLTPRFHTPAISFDPSQRDLRDGLTLAPASEIALTTQAAGLTWRPLRGAPTLTIHLVLPRVQSPLHHRIRAIAKTLAHELHWLPD; encoded by the coding sequence GTGGCACCGGATACGGTGAGCCTGCGGTACTTCCTGGTGCTGGCGCAGGAGTTGAACTTCACCCGCGCGGCCGCCCGTATCGGCATCGCACAGCCCGCACTCAGCGCCCGAATGCGCCGACTGGAGGCGGAACTCGGGACAACCCTGCTGATTCGCAATACGCGAAGCGTCGAATTGACCACGGCCGGTATGGCTTTGGCAGAGTCCGCGCCACCCGCACTGGCCGCGCTGGACCGCGCATGGGACACCGCCCGGCGTGCGGGAACCGGTGAACTGGGCACGCTGCGCATCGGATACAGCCTCAGCACCGGGGCCGAGACGGCACCGGCCCTGGTGGACAAGCTCATTCGCAGCAGCCCCGGACTCGAGGTCAGCGCCGTCCCGATGACGACACCGGAAATCTCCCCCGCCGTCGCCGACGGCCGCATCGACGCGGGCATCACCCGCGGTGAACAACCAGGTCGCGGCATACGCCGTTTCCTCCTGCGACGCGAGCGCATCGGAGTCCAACTGGCTCAACATCATCCGCTCGCCGAACACCCGGAAATCGACATCGCCGACGCCGCCGCCTATCCCCTGAGACTGCCCGACCGCACAGCCAATCCCGTGATCCACGATCAGCTCTCCGCACTCTTCCGCGGCCCCCGCCTGACCCCCCGATTCCACACCCCCGCAATCTCCTTCGACCCATCCCAGCGCGACCTGCGCGACGGACTCACCCTCGCCCCGGCCAGCGAAATCGCACTCACGACACAAGCGGCCGGCCTCACCTGGCGACCCCTGCGAGGCGCACCCACCTTGACCATCCACCTGGTCCTCCCCCGCGTGCAGTCACCACTGCACCACCGCATCCGCGCCATCGCCAAAACCTTGGCGCACGAACTGCATTGGCTGCCGGACTGA
- the thiC gene encoding phosphomethylpyrimidine synthase ThiC, with translation MSSSRVVSNGGSAPVDTVTTGPIQGSVKHYEQVEADGTTLRIPVRRINLTNGEHFDVYDTSGPYTDSEATIDLEGGLPKLRDEWAKPEIDGPRTQLAWARAGIVTKEMHYIAAREGVSPELVREEVAAGRAVIPANHKHPESEPMIIGKKFAVKINANIGNSAVSSSIAEEVEKMVWATRWGADTIMDLSTGKNIHETREWILRNSPVPVGTVPMYQALEKVNGDPTKLTWEIYRDTVIEQAEQGVDYMTVHAGVLLRYIPLTAKRVTGIVSRGGSIMAAWCLAHHQESFLYTNFRELCEILAKYDITFSLGDGLRPGSIADANDEAQFAELTTLGELTKIAKSYGVQVMIEGPGHVPMHKIVENVKLEEELCEEAPFYTLGPLATDIAPAYDHITSAIGAAIIAQAGTAMLCYVTPKEHLGLPNRDDVKVGVITYKIAAHSADLAKQHPRAQERDDALSKARFEFRWVDQFNLSLDPDTAREYHDETLPAEPAKTAHFCSMCGPKFCSMRISADVREYAEKQGLTDVQAIEAGMAEKSAEFATTGNQVYLPVVN, from the coding sequence ATGTCATCAAGTCGTGTCGTGTCCAATGGCGGTTCCGCCCCGGTAGACACCGTGACAACTGGTCCTATTCAGGGCAGCGTCAAGCACTACGAGCAGGTCGAGGCCGACGGCACGACCCTGCGGATTCCGGTGCGGCGCATCAACCTGACCAATGGCGAGCACTTCGACGTGTACGACACGTCGGGCCCGTACACCGATTCCGAAGCCACCATCGACCTCGAGGGCGGGCTGCCCAAGTTGCGCGACGAGTGGGCCAAGCCGGAGATCGACGGCCCGCGCACCCAGCTGGCGTGGGCGCGGGCGGGCATCGTCACCAAGGAAATGCACTACATCGCGGCGCGCGAGGGCGTGTCGCCGGAGCTGGTGCGCGAGGAGGTCGCCGCCGGCCGCGCGGTGATCCCCGCCAACCACAAGCACCCCGAATCCGAGCCGATGATCATCGGCAAGAAGTTCGCGGTGAAGATCAACGCCAATATCGGCAATTCGGCCGTGAGCTCCTCCATCGCCGAAGAAGTCGAGAAGATGGTGTGGGCCACCCGCTGGGGCGCCGACACCATCATGGACCTGTCCACCGGCAAGAACATTCACGAGACCCGCGAGTGGATCCTGCGGAACTCGCCGGTCCCGGTCGGCACCGTGCCCATGTACCAGGCCCTCGAGAAGGTCAACGGCGATCCCACCAAGCTCACCTGGGAGATCTACCGCGACACCGTCATCGAGCAGGCCGAGCAGGGCGTCGACTACATGACCGTGCACGCGGGCGTGCTGCTGCGCTACATCCCGCTGACCGCCAAGCGCGTCACCGGCATCGTCTCGCGCGGCGGCTCGATCATGGCGGCCTGGTGTCTGGCGCACCATCAGGAATCGTTCCTGTACACCAACTTCCGTGAACTCTGCGAGATCCTGGCCAAGTACGACATCACCTTCTCCCTCGGTGACGGCCTGCGCCCGGGTTCCATCGCGGACGCCAACGACGAGGCGCAGTTCGCCGAACTGACCACCCTCGGCGAGCTCACGAAGATCGCGAAATCCTATGGCGTGCAGGTGATGATCGAGGGCCCCGGCCACGTGCCCATGCACAAGATCGTCGAGAACGTGAAGCTGGAGGAGGAGCTCTGCGAGGAGGCCCCCTTCTACACCCTCGGCCCGCTGGCCACCGATATCGCGCCCGCCTACGACCACATCACCTCGGCCATCGGCGCGGCCATCATCGCGCAGGCGGGCACCGCCATGCTCTGCTACGTGACGCCCAAGGAGCACCTGGGCCTGCCCAACCGCGACGACGTGAAGGTCGGCGTCATCACCTACAAGATCGCCGCCCACTCCGCCGATCTGGCCAAGCAGCACCCCCGCGCCCAGGAGCGCGACGACGCACTCTCCAAGGCGCGCTTCGAATTCCGCTGGGTCGACCAGTTCAACCTGTCCCTGGACCCCGACACCGCGCGGGAATACCACGACGAAACCCTCCCCGCGGAGCCCGCCAAGACCGCCCACTTCTGCTCCATGTGCGGCCCGAAGTTCTGCTCCATGCGCATCTCCGCTGACGTGCGCGAGTACGCCGAGAAGCAGGGCCTCACCGACGTGCAGGCCATCGAGGCCGGCATGGCGGAGAAGTCCGCCGAGTTCGCCACCACCGGAAACCAGGTCTACCTGCCGGTCGTGAACTAG
- a CDS encoding EthD family reductase, which yields MHKLVVLYPEPADPDHFRDYYVSKHLPLVRDWPGLLAWRYSFDVAATNGEASYFAIFEGDFADAAAMAAARASQHGRRLADDVANYATGGVVIIDYPVRDAEA from the coding sequence ATGCACAAGCTGGTAGTTCTGTACCCCGAGCCCGCCGACCCCGATCACTTCCGCGACTACTACGTGTCCAAGCACCTCCCGCTGGTCAGGGATTGGCCCGGCCTGCTTGCGTGGCGCTACAGCTTCGATGTGGCGGCGACCAACGGGGAAGCGTCGTATTTCGCGATCTTCGAAGGCGATTTCGCCGATGCCGCCGCCATGGCCGCGGCGCGGGCCTCGCAGCACGGCAGGCGGCTGGCCGACGATGTCGCCAACTACGCCACCGGCGGTGTGGTCATCATCGACTATCCGGTGCGGGACGCAGAGGCGTAG
- a CDS encoding VOC family protein: protein MSTPTRQEPVMQKIVTNLWFDTQAEEAAQFYCSLFEDSKITEVVPYSEAGPREAGLTMLVEFELNGQHFTAINGGGDYHYTHAMSLLVNCDDQEEVDRLWAALLADGGQEIECGWLTDKFGVPWQIFPLEAGELLTGPDPEGRVRASRAMYGMKKIDVQAMRDAYAGKTF from the coding sequence ATGTCCACACCGACCCGGCAGGAGCCCGTCATGCAGAAGATCGTCACCAATCTCTGGTTCGACACCCAGGCAGAGGAAGCCGCCCAGTTCTACTGCTCGCTCTTCGAGGATTCCAAGATCACCGAAGTGGTCCCCTACTCCGAGGCCGGACCGCGCGAGGCCGGGCTGACCATGCTGGTCGAATTCGAGCTCAACGGCCAGCATTTCACCGCCATCAACGGCGGCGGCGACTACCACTACACGCACGCCATGTCCCTGCTGGTGAACTGTGACGACCAGGAGGAGGTCGACCGCCTGTGGGCGGCCCTGCTCGCCGACGGCGGCCAGGAGATCGAATGCGGCTGGCTCACCGACAAATTCGGCGTCCCCTGGCAGATCTTCCCCCTCGAGGCGGGCGAACTGCTCACCGGTCCCGACCCGGAGGGCCGGGTGCGCGCCAGCCGCGCCATGTACGGCATGAAGAAGATCGATGTGCAGGCCATGCGCGACGCCTACGCGGGAAAGACCTTCTGA